One genomic segment of Vespa crabro chromosome 3, iyVesCrab1.2, whole genome shotgun sequence includes these proteins:
- the LOC124422772 gene encoding G-protein coupled receptor dmsr-1-like yields the protein MNTNVTNVSDYETGYECGKKWDSFRSNYAQVHGWASLLVCIFGCIANSLNIAVLTRRDMRSPTNMILTGLAVADLLVMIEYIPYAIHLYLYRRPRRDTFTYGWAVFVLFHSNFAQVCHTISICLTLTLAIWRYIAVAHPQKNHEWCSQRRTIIAIVGAYLFCPILCIPLYITTEVRSQIELLDENGMNVNMTNVQNNNYWNYSIYNNTSNTTLYFVKLKETPMVNGMLKEMNFWIYSVVIKLIPCMVLTILSIKLVIVLLEAKERRKKLTTTALKTNDERLADKATNDQTKMKKKKANRNMEKERQTDRTTMMLLAVLLLFLLTELPQGVLGLLSVILGSSFFHTCYVMLGDVIDILTLINSAINFILYCTMSRQFRTTFKQLFCSKWRNLSRWMPIPQQPMDNNGNTGATNHTVTQVTQV from the exons atgaataccAACGTTACGAACGTTTCGGATTATGAGACTGGTTATGAGTGCGGTAAAAAATGGGATTCGTTTCGTTCTAATTATGCACAGGTGCATGGTTGGGCAAGTCTATTAGTTTGCATATTTGGTTGCATAGCGAACAGTTTGAATATAGCAGTACTTACAAGACGTGATATGAGATCACCTACCAATATGATATTGACTGGTTTAGCGGTTGCTGATTTATTGGTTATGATAGAATACATACCATATGCTAtacatctttatctttatcgtcGTCCAAGAAGGGACACATTTACGTACGGCTGGGCCGTATTCGTTTTATTCCATTCGAATTTTGCACAGGTCTGTCATACAATCTCAATATGCTTAACATTAACACTTGCTATTTGGCGATACATAGCTGTAGCGCATCCTCAAAAAAATCACGAATGGTGTAGTCAAAGgagaacgataatagcgatcgTAGGTGCTTATCTGTTCTGTCCTATACTATGTATACCATTATACATAACGACCGAGGTAAGATCGCAAATCGAATTATTGGATGAGAATGGAATGAACGTTAATATGACCAacgtacaaaataataattattggaattatagtatatataataatacatcgaATACGACCctttatttcgttaaattaaAGGAAACTCCGATGGTCAATGGTATGCTAAAAGAAATGAACTTTTGGATCTACAGCGTCGTTATCAAATTAATACCATGCATGGTCCTGACCATTTTAAGCATTAAATTGGTCATCGTATTGCTCGAGGCTAAAGAACGTAGAAAGAAATTGACTACTACCGCGTTGAAAACTAACGACGAAAGATTGGCGGATAAAGCTACGAACGatcaaacaaaaatgaaaaagaaaaaggccaATAGAAACATGGAGAAGGAAAGGCAAACGGATAGAACGACGATGATGTTATTAGCTGTTTTACTATTGTTCTTGCTCACCGAATTGCCCCAGGGTGTACTTGGTTTGCTCAGTGTCATATTAGGCTCAAGCTTCTTTCATACGTGTTACGTTATGTTAG GTGACGTAATAGATATCCTAACACTGATAAATTCGGCGATAAATTTCATCCTTTATTGCACGATGAGCCGTCAATTTCGGACAACGTTTAAACAACTTTTCTGCAGCAAGTGGAGAAATCTCAGTAGATGGATGCCCATACCACAACAACCAATGGATAACAATGGTAATACGGGTGCAACAAATCATACTGTGACACAGGTCACGCAAGTCTAG
- the LOC124422785 gene encoding protein maelstrom homolog isoform X2, protein MPKKQKSHNAFYYFMLEWRKRKEREGHIYANFLEVRNDPACSEAWKDLSPYEKQVYIDLANEKKLKLTCKGKKTNIGESVILVKEQERELTEFKLKMRKYIIDHINEGLTNNKLSEYKFYFLHFNWLYITQDKKIYAPVEYAVGVFSLKYGIEKYHHKLIYIKPDLGYTWESLETSRCSHKIPPEFSEGEKDFHNLYMDLIEFLKPDMIDNQYPPFFVINNINKGVQSLLNQLTEAADSDNKFMVYSIEFLYTTLRNATLSRKCNPEDFIPIPEIIGEQEFMTDKYSFERNIECDKFERPLRPPNTKSFAAVVAGSSKNIENQDFSDVNTLLAKGRGLKRTSNMTKYITGRGHGAI, encoded by the exons ATGCCGAAGAAGCAAAAAAGTCACAacgcattttattattttatgttagaGTGGAGAAaacgtaaagagagagagggtcaTATTTATGCAAATTTTCTGGAAGTTCGAAATGATCCCGCATGTAGTGAGGCATGGAag GATTTATCACCTTATGAGAAACAAGTTTATATAGATTtagcaaatgaaaaaaaacttAAACTTACTTGCAAGGGTAAAAAAACTAATATCGGAGAGTCTGTAATTCTTGTCAAAGAACAAGAACGTGAGTTAACAGAGTTTAAGTTAAAAATGcggaaatatataatagatcatATTAATGAAGGTCTAACGAATAata aattgagtgaatataaattttattttttacacttTAATTGGCTCTATATTAcccaagataaaaaaatatacgcaCCTGTTGAATATGCTGTTGgagtattttcattaaaatatggtattgaaaaatatcatcataagcttatatatataaaacctgATTTGGGATATACTTGGGAATCCTTAGAAACTAGCCGATGTAGTCATAAAATTCCTCCTGAATTTTCTGAAGGTGAAAAAGATTTTCACAATTTGTATATGGATTTAATAGAATTCTTAAAACCAGATATGATTGATAATCAATATCCACCATTTTttgtgataaataatataaataaaggtGTACAATCACTTCTCAATCAATTAACAGAAGCTGCag attctgataataaatttatggtatattcaattgaatttttatataccacATTGCGTAATGCTACGCTTAGTAGAAAATGTAATCCGGAAGATTTCATTCCCATTCCAGAAATTATTGGGGAACAAGAATTTATGACTGACAAATATtcattcgaaagaaatattgaatGTGAC AAATTTGAAAGACCACTTAGACCTCCAAATACAAAAA gctttgctgctgttgttgctggctctagtaaaaatattgaaaatcaaGATTTTTCTGATGTGAACACTCTATTAGCCA AAGGAAGAGGATTGAAAAGAACATCGAACATGACCAAATATATAACTGGAAGAg gACACGGAGCCATTTAA
- the LOC124422785 gene encoding protein maelstrom 2 isoform X1, with translation MPKKQKSHNAFYYFMLEWRKRKEREGHIYANFLEVRNDPACSEAWKDLSPYEKQVYIDLANEKKLKLTCKGKKTNIGESVILVKEQERELTEFKLKMRKYIIDHINEGLTNNKLSEYKFYFLHFNWLYITQDKKIYAPVEYAVGVFSLKYGIEKYHHKLIYIKPDLGYTWESLETSRCSHKIPPEFSEGEKDFHNLYMDLIEFLKPDMIDNQYPPFFVINNINKGVQSLLNQLTEAADSDNKFMVYSIEFLYTTLRNATLSRKCNPEDFIPIPEIIGEQEFMTDKYSFERNIECDYHKNIDGGSQFCSLAIIKRWAYTICDYCCHELGIELIPGIHCSFNRMKNILCDKLQNISLNTKRYNDTKLCSSEVNRDYKYKVSKSTIEEESKLKKNKNDKPLTIIDYAKINESPSSSSVSHSVKFERPLRPPNTKSFAAVVAGSSKNIENQDFSDVNTLLAKGRGLKRTSNMTKYITGRGHGAI, from the exons ATGCCGAAGAAGCAAAAAAGTCACAacgcattttattattttatgttagaGTGGAGAAaacgtaaagagagagagggtcaTATTTATGCAAATTTTCTGGAAGTTCGAAATGATCCCGCATGTAGTGAGGCATGGAag GATTTATCACCTTATGAGAAACAAGTTTATATAGATTtagcaaatgaaaaaaaacttAAACTTACTTGCAAGGGTAAAAAAACTAATATCGGAGAGTCTGTAATTCTTGTCAAAGAACAAGAACGTGAGTTAACAGAGTTTAAGTTAAAAATGcggaaatatataatagatcatATTAATGAAGGTCTAACGAATAata aattgagtgaatataaattttattttttacacttTAATTGGCTCTATATTAcccaagataaaaaaatatacgcaCCTGTTGAATATGCTGTTGgagtattttcattaaaatatggtattgaaaaatatcatcataagcttatatatataaaacctgATTTGGGATATACTTGGGAATCCTTAGAAACTAGCCGATGTAGTCATAAAATTCCTCCTGAATTTTCTGAAGGTGAAAAAGATTTTCACAATTTGTATATGGATTTAATAGAATTCTTAAAACCAGATATGATTGATAATCAATATCCACCATTTTttgtgataaataatataaataaaggtGTACAATCACTTCTCAATCAATTAACAGAAGCTGCag attctgataataaatttatggtatattcaattgaatttttatataccacATTGCGTAATGCTACGCTTAGTAGAAAATGTAATCCGGAAGATTTCATTCCCATTCCAGAAATTATTGGGGAACAAGAATTTATGACTGACAAATATtcattcgaaagaaatattgaatGTGAC tATCATAAGAATATAGATGGAGGGAGTCAATTTTGCAGTTTggcaataataaaacgatggGCATATACTATTTGTGATTACTGTTGTCATGAATTAGGAATTGAATTAATTCCTGGCATTCATTGTTCTTTTAATcggatgaaaaatatattatgcgATAAGTTAcagaatatttcattgaatacTAAACGATACAATGATACAAAATTATGTTCATCTGAA GTAAATCGGGATTATAAATACAAAGTTTCTAAAAGTACTATAGAAGAAGAATCAAagcttaaaaaaaataagaacgataaaccGTTAACAATAATTGACTATGCTAAAATTAACgaatcaccatcatcatcttcGGTTTCTCATTCTGtt AAATTTGAAAGACCACTTAGACCTCCAAATACAAAAA gctttgctgctgttgttgctggctctagtaaaaatattgaaaatcaaGATTTTTCTGATGTGAACACTCTATTAGCCA AAGGAAGAGGATTGAAAAGAACATCGAACATGACCAAATATATAACTGGAAGAg gACACGGAGCCATTTAA
- the LOC124422786 gene encoding 54S ribosomal protein L12, mitochondrial, giving the protein MIFSLRVIGKKSIHQFRQFHKCIVVCQTDAAPAATSRPTEPLTIPIPEGLDKPINPKLDKIANDITSLNLIEVMELSNLLKKRLNLPDAPIMPVGGFMAAGKSDEVEEAPKQVKSSFTVKLIKFDDKQKVPLIKEIKNLLPNTNLVQAKKFIESVPVVVMKDISQDEATKLKESIEKVGGEIEIT; this is encoded by the exons atgatattctcTTTGCGTGTAATAGGTAAAAAAAGTATTCATCAATTTCGTCAATTTCACAAATg TATCGTCGTTTGTCAAACAGATGCAGCTCCAGCTGCAACGTCAAGACCAACAGAACCTTTAACTATTCCAATTCCAGAAGGTTTAGACAAACCGATTAATCCAAAATTGGACAAAATAGCTAACGATATAACTAGCCTCAATCTTATTGAGGTAATGGAGCTAAgcaatttattaaagaaacgaTTAAATTTGCCCGATGCTCCGATCATGCCTGTAGGAGGCTTCATGGCTGCAGGAAAATCA gaTGAAGTAGAGGAGGCACCGAAACAAGTAAAATCTTCATTTACCGTGAagttaattaaattcgatgACAAACAGAAGGTACCTCTAATCAAGGAGATAAAGAATTTGTTACCAAACACAAATCTTGTACAG gcTAAGAAGTTTATCGAAAGCGTACCGGTGGTTGTGATGAAAGATATTTCACAAGACGAGGCAACTAAACTTAAGGAATCTATTGAAAAAGTTGGcggagaaatagaaattacgTAA